Part of the Natrialbaceae archaeon AArc-T1-2 genome, CGAGACCGGAACGCGGGCGTACTTCTGTTCGTCCGGCTGCATGGCGGCGTACTACCCCGACCCGCTCGAGTTCGGCGACTGCGAAGCGCCGATCGAGAACGTGTGGGTCACCTGCTTCGGCGGCGAACTCGTCGACGGCGCGGAGGCGTACTACGTCCGCGTGACCGATCCGGACCACGTCGACGACATCATGATGATCAATCCGACGCCGTTCGCAGAGCGTGAAGACGCCGAGGGCTTCGTCGACGACTTCGAGGAGTACGACGACGAGGACATCATCACCCTCGAGGACTTCGACGAAGACCTCGCGATGACCTACCGGGAGGATCACTTCGAAGACTGAGTGGCGTTCAAAGCCTGAACTGATGGGTGAAACCGAGTGCGGTTGACCGGTTTCACTCATCAGTCGACGCTTGGAACGGTACTGAAACGGATTGTTGTTCCTGATTCCCGGGACAACGCAAGACGAGT contains:
- a CDS encoding nitrous oxide reductase accessory protein NosL; this translates as MREPDKLAVDRRRVLGAIGIGTAVGLAGCLGDDDEPEETDDEEVDDEAGDEEVDDEVTDDEETDDEDAEPALDEPAEFDGTECAVCGMAPAEHPDWNAQLVHETGTRAYFCSSGCMAAYYPDPLEFGDCEAPIENVWVTCFGGELVDGAEAYYVRVTDPDHVDDIMMINPTPFAEREDAEGFVDDFEEYDDEDIITLEDFDEDLAMTYREDHFED